A genome region from Triticum aestivum cultivar Chinese Spring chromosome 2B, IWGSC CS RefSeq v2.1, whole genome shotgun sequence includes the following:
- the LOC123044543 gene encoding wall-associated receptor kinase 1: MAPPAKLTQYTQLILLLLAAAVASDHLTLHQAAAAADELQGRPQQGLGRPGCRDKCGDMSIPLPFGMDKPGCFLPGFEVTCNTSSTPPRAFLAYNHSQPPYQHIYQYAFNTEGGATSQIEGRQAVELFDISLETSEVRVYSGANSRCFTNESAGLDKGEYMELDREGPFLLSSTRDDLVGVGWNAEPSMTYTVKTSPDPLSCTSNDPFMSATDGECSGLGCCQIALRPQISTLPVISTGVILKNYINIRWETNPCSYGMVVERSWYNFTEEDLYGHEVLSTKLSRGFPLVLDFAIRDGSCERDGCLSGNSSCAIAAGGYVCKCREHYNGNPYITDGCQDIDECQLREQSPEFRDLYPCDGICTNIPGGYDCRCKRGMKGDAKKGTCAEIFPLSAKIIVGLAGLIVVFVIIVMAKQHLKLKKFYAQNGGPILNGVKNIRIYTRKQLKQVTNNYECVIGQGHFGKVYKGTLKDKQQVAVKKSIKVDKDMKKEFTDEVIIQSEMRHKNIVRLLGCCLEFDVPVLVYEFVAKGSLYDVLFKSKDSIPVNKRRAIAIGSAEALTYMHSAGESTIRHGDVKSANILLDEHFTPKVSDFGTSKLLAKGKDEETDRVVGDMSYIDPIYMENGVITQKSDVYSFGIVLIELITRRPATYDVKRSYVANFVQSCAEKRVRNFIDNDITSEVDIAMLEMVSGVAADCLKPNPEERHDMKQVEHRLLKIIGQPVYHG, from the exons ATGGCTCCACCGGCGAAACTGACCCAGTATACCCAGCTGATCCTACTCCTCCTTGCAGCAGCAGTAGCTAGTGATCACTTGACCCTGCACCAGGCTGCGGCTGCCGCCGATGAACTACAAGGCCGACCGCAGCAGGGGCTGGGGCGTCCGGGTTGCCGGGACAAGTGCGGCGACATGAGCATCCCGTTACCCTTCGGCATGGACAAGCCCGGCTGCTTCCTACCCGGCTTCGAGGTCACCTGCAACACCTCCTCTACTCCGCCTCGCGCCTTCCTCGCCTACAACCACAGCCAGCCACCATACCAGCATATTTACCAGTATGCATTCAACACTGAGGGTGGGGCTACAAGCCAAATAGAGGGGCGTCAGGCGGTCGAGCTGTTCGACATATCACTCGAGACGAGCGAGGTACGTGTGTACAGCGGCGCCAATTCCCGGTGCTTCACAAACGAATCCGCGGGTTTAGACAAGGGTGAATACATGGAGTTGGACAGGGAGGGGCCGTTCCTCCTGTCGTCGACGCGCGACGATCTCGTCGGCGTCGGCTGGAACGCCGAGCCCTCCATGACATACACGGTCAAGACCTCGCCGGACCCTCTCTCCTGCACTTCAAACGATCCCTTCATGTCGGCCACAGATGGGGAGTGCTCGGGTCTGGGCTGCTGTCAGATTGCCCTGCGGCCGCAGATCTCGACTCTCCCTGTCATTAGTACCGGGGTGATCTTGAAGAATTACATCAATATTCGCTGGGAAACCAATCCATGCTCCTACGGCATGGTGGTGGAGAGGTCATGGTACAACTTCACGGAGGAGGACTTGTACGGCCACGAGGTGCTATCTACGAAACTCAGCAGGGGCTTCCCGTTGGTGCTTGATTTCGCCATCAGGGACGGCTCGTGTGAGCGCGACGGCTGCCTCAGCGGCAACAGTTCTTGTGCCATAGCAGCCGGAGGCTATGTCTGCAAGTGCCGGGAGCATTACAATGGCAACCCCTACATCACCGATGGATGCCAAG ACATCGATGAATGTCAGCTCCGAGAACAGAGTCCCGAGTTCCGTGATTTATATCCGTGTGACGGGATCTGCACGAACATACCCGGAGGATATGACTGCCGATGCAAACGCGGGATGAAAGGCGACGCCAAAAAGGGAACCTGCGCCGAAATTTTTCCCCTGTCAGCAAAGATCATCGTTG GTCTTGCTGGATTGATTGTTGTCTTTGTCATCATTGTTATGGCCAAGCAACACCTAAAACTTAAGAAGTTCTATGCACAAAATGGTGGTCCAATACTTAATGGTGTCAAGAATATACGGATATACACGAGGAAACAGCTGAAACAAGTAACAAACAACTATGAGTGTGTCATTGGACAGGGCCACTTCGGTAAGGTTTATAAGggcactctgaaagataaacaacaaGTGGCTGTGAAGAAGTCCATCAAAGTTGACAAGGACATGAAGAAGGAATTCACCGATGAGGTTATAATCCAATCCGAGATGAGGCACAAAAACATTGTCAGGCTCCTAGGTTGTTGCCTAGAGTTCGATGTTCCCGTGTTGGTGTATGAGTTTGTGGCGAAAGGGAGTTTGTACGATGTCCTCTTCAAAAGCAAGGATAGCATTCCAGTGAACAAGCGCCGGGCAATTGCTATTGGGTCAGCTGAAGCCCTAACATATATGCACTCGGCTGGGGAGAGTACGATACGTCACGGTGATGTTAAATCTGCAAACATTCTTCTTGATGAACATTTCACCCCAAAAGTTTCAGACTTTGGTACCTCGAAGTTGCTCGCAAAAGGAAAAGACGAGGAGACTGATCGTGTTGTTGGGGACATGAGTTACATAGATCCAATATATATGGAGAACGGGGTCATTACACAAAAGAGTGATGTCTACAGTTTTGGAATTGTTCTCATAGAGCTCATCACAAGAAGACCTGCAACATATGACGTCAAGAGGAGCTATGTTGCAAACTTTGTTCAATCTTGTGCAGAAAAAAGAGTAAGGAACTTTATTGATAACGATATTACAAGTGAGGTTGATATTGCTATGTTGGAAATGGTTAGTGGGGTTGCTGCAGATTGTCTAAAACCTAATCCAGAAGAACGGCATGATATGAAACAAGTAGAACACCGGCTCCTCAAAATTATTGGACAACCCGTATATCATGGTTAG